A window of the Gemmatimonas sp. genome harbors these coding sequences:
- a CDS encoding aminopeptidase has protein sequence MRRISGATAVLLAVVLGITPTGCYISRAAYEEARILSRRQPIARLVADSATDPVLRAKLSLVQEARRFAIDSLDLKARKSFTAFSRLDRDTLVLVVSAAYRDRLERKTWWFPVVGRFPYKGFFDFPGALRTAESLRDQGFDVSVGPSAAFSTLGWFNDPLVSTTVKADSVTLVNTIIHELLHNTFFAKGQVSFNESFATFVGGRGVEHFFRARGDSASLRRAEDEWHDDLLLGAFWERTSNEIEQVFAALPDSASTARITARDRVYARARIRLVDSIGPLLRTYPDGWSQKVKLNNAVLLSRRVYAERLDRFDSVYVAEGRDLKRAIQRIIATHKDSVSRKDR, from the coding sequence TTGCGCCGCATCTCCGGCGCGACCGCCGTGTTGCTGGCCGTCGTCCTCGGCATTACCCCGACCGGGTGCTACATCTCCCGCGCCGCCTACGAGGAGGCGCGGATCCTGTCGCGGCGTCAGCCCATCGCGCGCCTGGTGGCGGACTCCGCCACCGATCCCGTGTTGCGCGCGAAGCTCAGTCTCGTGCAGGAGGCGCGTCGCTTCGCGATCGACTCACTCGATCTCAAGGCCCGCAAGAGCTTCACCGCCTTCTCGCGGCTTGACCGCGATACGCTGGTGCTCGTCGTCAGCGCCGCCTATCGCGACCGGCTGGAGCGGAAAACCTGGTGGTTTCCCGTGGTGGGGCGCTTTCCGTACAAAGGCTTCTTCGATTTCCCGGGGGCGCTACGTACCGCGGAATCACTGCGAGATCAGGGCTTCGACGTGAGCGTCGGGCCCTCAGCGGCCTTCAGCACGCTTGGCTGGTTCAATGATCCACTCGTGAGCACCACCGTCAAAGCGGATTCGGTGACGCTCGTCAACACGATCATTCATGAGCTGCTGCACAACACTTTCTTCGCCAAGGGGCAGGTGTCCTTCAACGAGTCCTTCGCCACCTTCGTGGGTGGCCGCGGCGTCGAACACTTCTTCCGGGCGCGCGGCGATTCGGCGTCGCTGCGTCGCGCGGAAGACGAGTGGCACGACGATCTGTTGCTGGGCGCGTTCTGGGAACGCACGTCGAACGAGATCGAGCAGGTCTTCGCCGCGCTGCCCGACTCGGCGAGCACGGCGCGCATCACGGCGCGTGACCGCGTCTATGCGCGCGCGCGGATCCGACTCGTGGACAGCATCGGCCCACTGCTTCGCACCTATCCCGACGGATGGTCGCAGAAGGTGAAACTGAACAACGCGGTGCTGCTCTCGCGCCGCGTGTACGCCGAGCGCCTCGATCGCTTCGATTCGGTGTACGTGGCCGAGGGGCGTGACTTGAAACGGGCCATTCAGCGCATCATTGCGACCCACAAGGATTCTGTGAGTCGCAAGGATCGCTGA
- a CDS encoding ATP-dependent helicase, with product MAEPPRIHVPATRVVLPPPLSAEGPALNAAQAAASSHGDTPLLIVAGAGSGKTRTLIHRVAHLIGRGVPASRILLLTFTRRASQEMLGRCERLVGSASHHVHGGTFHGVAHRLLRRFGPSAGLPADFTILDQADASDLMGISRAALGYADLKNAPRSAPRFPRAETLQSIYSRHVNTERPIVDLLGEQWPHFLAWTGDIERLFGDYVKRKAERNLLDYDDLLLSWALLLEQAPPIAEQIRALYDHVLVDEYQDTNPLQSRILRALCTNGKITVVGDDAQSIYAFRGATIRNILDFPHQFPGTHIVTLERNYRSTAPILDTTNALISRSRERYSKQLWTERTGGEPPWLVTVKDEHAQTAFVVDRLLELHEEGIPLREMAVLFRAGYLSADLEIELANRRIPYEKWGGLKFLEAAHIKDILAFLRVLENPRDEVSWYRLLRLLPGVGDATARAAIDLLTHHGWEPMALGATKAPARARPALQALAALLDGMRRVERSDNPHSPAESIRLCRHLYDPILQGTYDDAPPRMADLDQLEVIAAGYPDRSTFLSALALEPPSNTQDLAVGSTDEDDALILSTAHSAKGKEWDAVFVIHASDGVFPMARSANDDAQIDEERRLLYVAMTRARDQLFVTYPLHSYATRTGADFAYSQLSRFLDPGVRSSMQRVTVGEEMPPALPALRGDAPPLDLRALLRGRFPAE from the coding sequence ATGGCCGAGCCCCCCCGGATCCACGTCCCCGCTACCCGGGTGGTCCTCCCGCCCCCTCTCTCGGCCGAAGGGCCCGCGCTCAACGCCGCTCAGGCCGCCGCCTCCAGCCACGGTGACACCCCGCTCCTGATTGTGGCCGGTGCCGGCTCCGGCAAGACCAGGACGCTCATTCACCGGGTCGCCCACCTTATAGGGCGAGGCGTCCCCGCCAGCCGCATTCTGCTCCTCACCTTCACCCGGCGCGCCTCCCAGGAAATGTTGGGGCGCTGTGAGCGATTGGTCGGCTCCGCCTCACATCACGTGCACGGCGGCACCTTCCACGGCGTCGCCCATCGGCTGCTGCGCCGCTTCGGGCCATCCGCCGGCCTCCCCGCCGACTTCACTATCCTCGATCAGGCCGACGCCTCCGATCTCATGGGAATCTCGCGGGCCGCCCTCGGCTACGCCGATCTCAAGAACGCGCCGCGATCCGCCCCCCGCTTCCCGCGCGCCGAAACGCTGCAATCGATCTACTCGCGCCACGTCAACACCGAACGCCCCATCGTCGACCTGCTCGGCGAGCAGTGGCCGCACTTCCTCGCCTGGACCGGCGATATCGAGCGGCTCTTCGGCGACTACGTGAAGCGCAAGGCCGAACGCAATCTCCTCGACTACGACGACCTGCTGCTGTCGTGGGCGCTGCTGCTCGAGCAGGCGCCGCCGATCGCGGAGCAGATTCGCGCGCTGTACGATCACGTGTTGGTCGATGAATACCAGGACACCAATCCGCTGCAGTCGCGCATCCTTCGTGCGCTCTGCACGAACGGCAAGATCACGGTCGTCGGCGACGACGCGCAGAGCATCTACGCCTTCCGTGGCGCGACGATTCGCAACATCCTCGATTTCCCGCACCAGTTCCCCGGCACGCACATCGTCACGCTCGAACGCAACTATCGCTCGACCGCGCCGATTCTCGATACCACGAACGCGCTGATCTCACGCAGCCGTGAGCGCTACTCGAAGCAGCTGTGGACCGAGCGCACTGGGGGCGAGCCACCTTGGCTGGTCACGGTGAAAGACGAACATGCGCAGACGGCGTTCGTCGTCGATCGGTTGCTCGAACTGCATGAGGAAGGCATCCCGCTGCGCGAGATGGCGGTGCTCTTTCGCGCCGGCTATCTGTCAGCCGATCTCGAAATCGAGCTCGCCAACCGGCGCATTCCCTACGAGAAGTGGGGCGGGCTCAAGTTCCTCGAAGCCGCGCACATCAAGGACATCCTGGCCTTCCTCCGCGTGCTGGAGAATCCGCGCGACGAAGTGAGCTGGTACCGTTTGCTGCGCCTGCTTCCCGGCGTGGGCGATGCCACCGCGCGCGCGGCGATTGACCTGCTGACGCATCACGGCTGGGAGCCGATGGCCCTCGGCGCTACCAAAGCGCCGGCACGCGCCCGGCCGGCGCTGCAGGCGTTGGCGGCGCTGCTCGATGGCATGCGTCGCGTGGAGCGGAGCGACAACCCGCATTCACCGGCCGAAAGCATCCGGCTGTGCCGTCATCTCTACGATCCGATCCTGCAGGGCACCTACGACGATGCGCCGCCGCGAATGGCTGACCTCGATCAGCTCGAAGTCATCGCGGCCGGCTATCCTGATCGAAGCACGTTTCTTTCGGCGCTCGCTCTCGAGCCGCCGTCGAACACACAGGATCTCGCCGTGGGCAGCACCGATGAGGACGACGCGCTGATTCTGTCCACCGCGCACTCGGCGAAGGGCAAGGAGTGGGATGCGGTGTTCGTGATTCATGCATCCGACGGGGTGTTCCCGATGGCGCGGTCGGCGAATGATGATGCGCAGATCGATGAAGAACGGCGGCTGCTCTATGTGGCGATGACACGCGCACGCGACCAACTTTTCGTCACGTACCCGTTGCACAGCTATGCCACGCGCACCGGCGCCGACTTCGCGTACAGCCAGCTGTCCCGTTTTCTGGACCCTGGGGTGCGCTCGTCGATGCAACGGGTGACCGTTGGCGAAGAGATGCCACCTGCCCTGCCAGCCCTTCGAGGTGACGCGCCGCCGCTCGATCTGCGTGCGTTGCTCCGAGGCCGGTTCCCCGCCGAGTAA
- the dnaE gene encoding DNA polymerase III subunit alpha, with protein sequence MRHPSLRHPTAVVNPVLLVALPGYHSRSMSFVHLHCHSEYSLLDGANRIDDLIKRAQHYEMPALAITDHGNMHAAWDFQEKARKAGVKPIMGMEAYVAPGDRRTRGRPGPGQKPYYHLVLLARDLVGYKNLVKLSSLGYTEGFYTKPRIDRELLAKYSEGLIVSSACLAGEVAGHLMEDRMDAAREAAAWYAELFKDRYYLEVQAHTSEGQAKLNAKILSLGDELGLPVIATNDAHFLKHEDHDAHDVLLCIGLGKDRNDRDRMKYDDGLYFKPPNEIRPFFPGREDVLTNTLAIADSVDVQFAKQYYVPSFPLPPGVETENEYLVRLSTDGAKERYGDPLPVHVQERLDYELGVITKTGYAGYFLITADFIKAARDRGIPVGPGRGSAAGSLVAYATRITDVCPLEFDLLFERFLNPERVSMPDVDVDFCFERRGEVIEYVRQKYGKDSVGQIVTFGTMKSRAAVKDVGRTLGFTPGETDALAKLIPNAPNFSLTVKEAIEQVPEVKAFYQNEPRYKQLLDFAISLEGLSRHTGVHAAGVVIAPGPLDEFVPVCTQASKGSGAGDDERVIVTQYDMNALEKAGMLKMDFLGLTTLTVISDTLASIKQRSGVSVVLEERGFTDEKTYQLLRAGRTGGVFQFESPLATDVLKRMRCDRFDDLVASNALLRPGPLDAGMHNVYIRRKRGEEPTVYALPELEPILSNTYGVITYQEQVMRLAQVLAGISLAEADVLRKAVGKKDSELIKKELGKFVTKAVAKGYDPKIIDELSGQIETFGRYGFNKCLVGDTEIYDASTGRVVRIADLYEKRDVLGSVATCDVNTLRLDHGRVIDVMDNGIKAVFRLRTESGREIVATGNHPLLQIDGWRNLESIVVGEHIAVPRALPSGPRTSWERHEVIALGHLLAEGNLGHPSGVYYYNQDEAAVTDFISAAEGFSNVRCTRTTHKGTASVYTGRIDRKLPNGIFEWARGLELLGKTATHKEVPASAFTLCDEQLGLLLGRMWDGDGHVNPRDATAYYATSSKRLAQQVQHLLLRLGILGRVRSVIFPYRGGERIGYQVFVTGVENLRPFAERVACHLVAPAKRAAIAAMPLTAVPASSKDLVPVSAVRALARAAKDRRGDRWSDVERGADVSSRDLYPTGTNPNNIGFTRGVVNRLAAYFGDAELDRLGSNDVLWDRVIAIEPAGEQRTYDLEIAETHNFVANDVIVHNSHSVAYSVVAYHTAFLKAHHPAEFMAALLSSNIGKTEEVIKYIAEAREMQIEVLAPDVNESGWRFTVVGDKRVRFGLGAIRNVGRGAIDSLIAARNEGPFTSLYDLCSRVDLRVCNKRVFEALIAAGACDGLGGHRAQLLAALDHAINEASLRQEEAAKGQVSLFGDLLGDADDAPGSNSAGSPPPLPSVPVWSESERLTREKELLGFYISGHPLEPYRTECELFASSTVAQLGNWTGDAVTIGVVITAIKKQISKRSGAEFARLTVEDFSGSSEVLVFPEAWAVIAERVRPDVPLLLKGGYSRKDQGVENATFIVDTVTRFAEVRANGELAVAIDLSRELDLAPGVMDDVRASVEAHEGSAPLELRWDDGTGRTIRFRSKSLTVAASPAILSDLRALLGADRVRLVRAGS encoded by the coding sequence ATGCGGCATCCTTCGCTGCGGCATCCGACCGCGGTTGTCAATCCCGTGTTGCTGGTCGCCCTGCCCGGCTATCATTCTCGGTCCATGTCGTTCGTTCATCTGCACTGCCACTCCGAGTATTCGCTCCTCGACGGCGCGAATCGTATCGATGATCTGATCAAACGCGCACAGCATTACGAAATGCCGGCGCTGGCGATCACCGATCACGGTAACATGCATGCTGCCTGGGATTTCCAGGAGAAAGCGCGCAAGGCGGGCGTGAAGCCCATCATGGGGATGGAAGCCTACGTGGCGCCGGGTGACCGCCGCACGCGCGGACGTCCCGGGCCGGGTCAGAAGCCGTACTATCACCTGGTGCTGCTGGCCCGCGATCTCGTGGGCTACAAGAATCTGGTCAAGTTGTCGTCGTTGGGGTACACCGAAGGCTTCTACACGAAGCCGCGAATCGACCGCGAATTGCTGGCCAAGTACTCCGAGGGACTGATCGTCTCGTCGGCGTGCCTGGCCGGTGAAGTGGCCGGTCACCTCATGGAAGACCGCATGGACGCGGCGCGTGAAGCCGCCGCGTGGTATGCCGAGCTGTTCAAGGACCGCTACTACCTCGAAGTCCAGGCGCACACCAGCGAGGGCCAGGCGAAGCTCAACGCCAAGATCCTGTCGCTGGGCGACGAGCTGGGGCTGCCCGTCATTGCCACGAACGACGCGCACTTCCTGAAGCACGAAGATCACGACGCGCACGACGTGCTGCTGTGCATCGGCCTCGGCAAGGATCGCAACGACCGCGATCGCATGAAGTACGACGACGGGTTGTACTTCAAACCGCCCAACGAGATCCGCCCGTTCTTCCCGGGCCGCGAAGATGTGCTCACGAACACGCTGGCGATCGCCGATTCGGTGGACGTGCAGTTTGCGAAGCAGTACTACGTGCCGTCGTTCCCGCTGCCGCCCGGCGTCGAGACCGAGAACGAGTACCTCGTGCGACTCTCCACCGATGGCGCGAAGGAACGCTACGGCGATCCGCTGCCGGTGCACGTGCAGGAGCGCCTGGACTACGAGCTCGGGGTCATCACCAAGACCGGCTATGCCGGCTACTTCCTGATCACCGCCGACTTCATCAAGGCGGCGCGCGACCGCGGCATTCCGGTGGGGCCCGGTCGTGGCTCGGCGGCCGGCTCGCTCGTGGCGTATGCGACGCGCATCACCGACGTCTGCCCGCTTGAGTTCGACCTGCTCTTCGAACGCTTTCTGAATCCCGAACGCGTCTCGATGCCCGACGTCGACGTCGACTTCTGTTTCGAGCGACGCGGCGAAGTCATCGAGTATGTGCGGCAGAAGTACGGTAAGGATTCGGTCGGACAGATCGTCACGTTCGGAACGATGAAGTCGCGGGCGGCGGTGAAGGACGTCGGGCGGACGCTCGGCTTCACCCCCGGCGAAACCGACGCGCTGGCGAAGCTGATTCCGAACGCGCCGAACTTTTCGCTGACGGTGAAGGAAGCGATCGAGCAAGTGCCGGAGGTGAAGGCGTTCTACCAGAACGAGCCTCGCTACAAGCAATTGCTGGATTTCGCGATTTCGCTGGAAGGCCTCTCGCGTCACACCGGCGTGCATGCGGCCGGTGTGGTGATCGCGCCGGGCCCGCTGGACGAGTTCGTCCCGGTCTGCACGCAGGCGTCAAAAGGCTCCGGCGCCGGCGACGACGAGCGGGTGATCGTGACGCAGTACGACATGAACGCGCTGGAAAAGGCGGGCATGCTCAAGATGGACTTCTTGGGGCTCACCACGCTGACGGTGATCAGCGACACGCTGGCCAGCATCAAGCAGCGCAGTGGCGTGTCGGTGGTGCTCGAAGAGCGCGGCTTCACCGACGAGAAAACGTATCAGTTGCTGCGCGCCGGCCGCACCGGCGGCGTGTTTCAGTTCGAATCGCCGCTCGCCACCGACGTGCTCAAGCGCATGCGTTGCGACCGATTCGACGACTTGGTCGCGTCGAACGCGCTGCTGCGCCCGGGTCCGCTCGACGCCGGCATGCACAACGTGTACATCCGGCGGAAGCGTGGCGAAGAGCCCACGGTGTACGCGCTGCCCGAGCTGGAGCCGATTCTCTCGAACACGTACGGCGTCATCACCTATCAGGAACAGGTGATGCGCTTGGCGCAGGTGTTGGCGGGCATCTCGCTGGCCGAAGCGGACGTGCTGCGAAAGGCCGTGGGCAAGAAAGATTCCGAGCTGATCAAGAAGGAGCTCGGGAAGTTCGTGACCAAGGCCGTCGCGAAGGGCTACGATCCGAAGATCATCGATGAGCTCTCGGGCCAGATCGAGACGTTCGGGCGTTATGGATTTAACAAGTGTCTGGTCGGTGACACGGAAATCTACGACGCGTCAACCGGACGTGTGGTGCGTATCGCTGATCTTTACGAAAAACGAGACGTGCTGGGAAGCGTCGCGACGTGCGATGTCAACACGCTTCGCCTCGATCACGGACGCGTGATCGATGTCATGGACAACGGCATTAAGGCGGTGTTCCGACTGCGCACGGAGTCGGGCCGTGAGATCGTCGCCACCGGCAATCATCCGCTGCTGCAGATCGACGGGTGGCGCAATCTCGAGTCGATTGTGGTGGGTGAGCACATCGCCGTGCCACGTGCATTGCCTTCGGGACCACGGACATCGTGGGAGCGTCATGAGGTGATTGCGCTGGGTCACCTCCTCGCTGAAGGGAATCTGGGGCATCCCAGTGGCGTGTACTACTACAATCAGGACGAAGCAGCGGTCACGGATTTTATCTCGGCCGCAGAGGGCTTTTCCAATGTCCGCTGCACGCGCACCACGCATAAAGGAACCGCATCCGTCTACACCGGTCGAATCGACCGGAAGTTACCAAACGGGATTTTCGAATGGGCCCGCGGCCTTGAGCTGCTGGGTAAGACGGCGACGCACAAGGAAGTACCGGCGAGCGCTTTCACCCTGTGCGACGAACAGCTAGGGCTGCTGCTGGGGCGCATGTGGGATGGAGACGGACACGTCAACCCACGCGACGCGACGGCGTACTACGCGACCTCGTCGAAGCGACTGGCTCAGCAGGTGCAGCATCTGCTCCTCCGCCTGGGGATCCTTGGTCGCGTTCGCTCCGTCATCTTCCCCTACCGTGGCGGTGAGCGCATCGGCTATCAGGTGTTCGTGACGGGCGTTGAGAATCTGCGCCCCTTCGCCGAACGCGTGGCTTGTCATCTCGTTGCGCCAGCAAAGCGTGCCGCGATAGCCGCCATGCCGTTGACGGCTGTACCCGCTTCCTCCAAGGATCTGGTACCCGTTAGCGCCGTACGCGCTCTGGCGCGAGCCGCCAAGGATCGGCGTGGCGACCGGTGGTCCGACGTGGAGCGTGGTGCAGATGTGTCATCACGCGACCTGTATCCGACCGGGACCAACCCCAACAATATCGGCTTCACGCGCGGCGTGGTGAATCGCCTCGCGGCGTACTTCGGCGACGCCGAGCTGGATCGACTCGGGTCGAACGACGTGCTGTGGGATCGGGTGATAGCAATCGAACCTGCGGGCGAGCAGCGCACGTACGACCTCGAAATTGCCGAGACGCACAATTTCGTGGCGAACGATGTCATCGTTCACAATAGCCACAGCGTCGCCTACTCCGTCGTCGCGTACCACACGGCCTTCCTGAAAGCGCATCACCCGGCCGAGTTCATGGCCGCGTTGTTGTCGTCGAACATCGGGAAGACCGAAGAAGTCATCAAGTACATCGCCGAAGCGCGCGAAATGCAGATCGAAGTGCTCGCGCCCGACGTCAACGAGTCGGGGTGGCGCTTCACGGTCGTGGGCGACAAGCGGGTGCGTTTCGGGCTGGGCGCCATCCGGAACGTGGGCCGCGGGGCGATCGACTCGCTGATCGCGGCACGGAATGAAGGGCCGTTCACGTCACTATACGATCTCTGCTCGCGGGTCGATCTGCGCGTGTGTAACAAGCGGGTGTTCGAAGCGCTGATTGCGGCGGGCGCGTGCGACGGGTTGGGCGGCCACCGGGCGCAGCTGCTGGCGGCGCTCGATCACGCCATCAACGAGGCGTCGCTTCGTCAGGAAGAGGCGGCCAAAGGTCAGGTGTCGCTGTTCGGCGACCTGCTCGGCGATGCGGACGACGCGCCGGGCTCGAATAGCGCGGGATCGCCTCCGCCGCTCCCATCAGTCCCGGTGTGGAGTGAAAGCGAGCGGCTCACCCGAGAGAAGGAGCTGCTGGGCTTCTACATTTCCGGCCATCCGCTGGAGCCCTACCGAACAGAGTGCGAACTCTTCGCCAGCAGCACCGTGGCACAGCTCGGCAACTGGACGGGAGATGCGGTCACGATTGGTGTAGTCATCACGGCAATCAAGAAGCAGATTTCCAAACGGTCGGGCGCTGAGTTCGCCCGGTTGACAGTTGAGGATTTTTCCGGATCTTCCGAAGTGCTGGTCTTCCCGGAGGCGTGGGCGGTCATCGCCGAACGTGTCCGGCCCGATGTACCGCTCCTGCTCAAGGGCGGTTATTCGCGGAAGGATCAGGGCGTCGAGAATGCCACGTTCATCGTCGACACGGTCACACGCTTCGCGGAAGTGCGGGCCAACGGTGAGCTGGCGGTTGCAATCGACCTGAGTCGGGAGCTGGATCTGGCTCCCGGCGTGATGGACGACGTGCGGGCGAGTGTCGAGGCACACGAAGGCTCGGCTCCGCTCGAACTGCGGTGGGACGATGGAACCGGGCGCACCATTCGCTTTCGGTCGAAATCCCTTACCGTGGCCGCGTCGCCCGCCATCTTATCCGATCTTCGCGCGCTGCTCGGCGCTGATCGTGTGCGCCTCGTGCGCGCCGGCAGCTAA
- a CDS encoding insulinase family protein, which translates to MSFFSNLSVAVLAAVITASATVADAQRPAIKPAPKSPVDSFALPSALPTDAAVRIGTLPNGIRYYIRRNAKPEQRAELRLVVNAGSILEDEDQRGLAHFIEHMAFNGTKSFAKNDIVKYLESIGVRFGADLNAFTSFDETVYILPVPTDSAGILEKSFRFLGDVATGILFDSTEVVAERGVVLSEWRNGLGAGERLRDKQFPVIFRGSRYAERLPIGKPEILEKANPAPLKRFWRDWYRPDLMAVVAVGDADPKQLESLIRSTFGGIAPRKGARPRLIAAVPTHDSTLISIATDKELSGSSVGVLWKSKGRTTRTVGDLRRDLLERLYDQMLNQRFGELALKPETPFVGAGAGGGSFVRSSEYYSLDARAKEGQLLESLQALLTEAERVRRHGFLATELERAKTNTLRGYERAYQERDKTPSAAFVDEYVQNFLQGEAIPGISFEYAAMQRLLPTVTLAEVNALGASRVGEANRVVTVSLPEKDGLKVPTDADIRAVFGKVNAVTITPWVETVMAGALVAKAPAAGRVVSEKKTESLNLTEWTLSNGIKVFVKPTDFTADQIVMTGWSPGGASLVSDKDVFKTSLTTTVIERGGAGEYSLVDLNKKLTGKVASASAVISDLSEGVSGRASPKDLETMMQLTWLRLTSPRADTSAFKALLQQFDQVLKNKDANPAAVFSDTVQMTLAGGHPRVRPLSAEMLKELTLDEMLAIYRDRFADLGDFTFLFVGNVDLAVLKPLVEQWLAPLPAAGRKETFKDVGPKLFTGQIDKTVRKGIAPQSQTAILMAGAAPWSREDSYLLSSVGEVLEMRLLERLRESLGGTYSVSVSAQYSRHPRQEWQLVIGYGSAPDKAESMFAAVRQELDSLRRVPPSAAEVERVREQQRRELEVARKQNGYWLSTIRARLENGDDLGTIGNEDPMIAGLTAEKLAAAAKKYLTEANRARFVLLPESK; encoded by the coding sequence TTGAGTTTCTTCAGCAATCTATCGGTCGCCGTGCTCGCCGCGGTCATCACTGCGAGCGCTACCGTGGCCGACGCCCAACGACCCGCGATCAAGCCCGCCCCCAAGTCGCCGGTTGATTCCTTCGCGCTGCCCTCAGCATTGCCCACCGACGCCGCCGTGCGCATCGGCACGCTACCCAACGGCATTCGCTACTACATCCGACGCAATGCGAAGCCGGAACAGCGCGCCGAACTGAGACTGGTCGTCAACGCCGGTTCCATTTTGGAAGACGAGGATCAGCGCGGGCTCGCGCACTTCATCGAGCACATGGCCTTCAATGGCACGAAGTCCTTCGCGAAGAACGATATCGTGAAGTATCTCGAGTCGATCGGCGTGCGATTCGGCGCTGACTTGAACGCCTTCACGAGCTTCGACGAAACGGTGTACATCCTGCCGGTGCCGACCGACAGTGCGGGCATTCTCGAGAAGAGCTTCCGTTTCTTGGGTGATGTGGCCACCGGTATCCTGTTCGACTCCACGGAAGTGGTGGCCGAACGCGGCGTCGTGTTGTCGGAGTGGCGCAATGGTCTCGGTGCCGGGGAACGGCTTCGCGACAAGCAGTTCCCCGTGATCTTCCGCGGCTCGCGCTACGCGGAGCGGCTCCCCATCGGCAAGCCCGAGATTCTCGAGAAGGCGAACCCGGCGCCGCTCAAGCGCTTCTGGCGCGACTGGTATCGCCCCGACCTCATGGCCGTGGTGGCGGTCGGAGATGCCGATCCGAAGCAGCTCGAGTCACTGATCCGTTCCACCTTTGGCGGCATCGCGCCCCGCAAGGGGGCTCGCCCCCGCCTGATCGCGGCCGTGCCCACGCACGACTCCACGCTCATCTCGATCGCGACCGACAAGGAGCTCAGTGGCTCGTCGGTTGGCGTGCTGTGGAAGAGCAAGGGCCGCACGACACGCACGGTGGGAGATCTCCGGCGGGATCTGCTGGAGCGCCTGTACGACCAGATGCTGAACCAGCGGTTCGGCGAACTGGCGCTCAAGCCCGAGACTCCCTTCGTCGGTGCCGGCGCCGGCGGCGGTAGCTTCGTGCGCAGCAGCGAGTACTACTCGCTCGACGCGCGGGCGAAAGAAGGACAGCTGCTGGAATCGTTGCAGGCGCTGCTGACGGAGGCGGAACGCGTGCGTCGTCACGGCTTCCTCGCCACGGAACTCGAGCGGGCCAAGACCAACACGCTTCGCGGCTATGAGCGCGCGTATCAGGAGCGCGACAAGACGCCGTCGGCCGCATTTGTCGATGAGTACGTGCAAAACTTCCTGCAGGGCGAAGCGATTCCCGGCATCTCGTTCGAATACGCCGCGATGCAGCGCTTGCTGCCCACGGTCACGCTGGCCGAAGTGAATGCCCTCGGCGCGAGTCGCGTCGGCGAGGCGAATCGTGTCGTGACCGTGAGCCTACCGGAAAAGGACGGACTCAAAGTGCCGACCGATGCCGACATCCGCGCGGTGTTCGGCAAGGTCAATGCGGTCACGATCACGCCGTGGGTGGAAACGGTCATGGCCGGAGCGCTGGTGGCGAAGGCGCCGGCGGCCGGACGGGTGGTGAGCGAGAAGAAGACGGAGTCGCTCAACCTCACCGAATGGACGCTGTCGAACGGGATCAAGGTGTTCGTCAAGCCCACCGACTTCACGGCCGATCAGATCGTGATGACCGGTTGGAGTCCGGGTGGCGCCAGCCTGGTGTCCGACAAGGACGTGTTCAAGACGTCGCTGACCACGACTGTCATCGAGCGTGGTGGCGCTGGTGAGTACTCGCTCGTGGATCTGAACAAGAAGCTGACCGGCAAGGTCGCGTCGGCGTCGGCCGTGATCTCCGACCTCAGCGAAGGGGTCAGCGGCCGCGCGTCGCCGAAGGACTTGGAAACGATGATGCAGCTCACGTGGCTGCGACTCACGTCGCCGCGCGCGGACACGTCGGCCTTCAAGGCGCTCCTGCAGCAGTTCGACCAGGTGCTCAAGAACAAGGATGCGAATCCGGCCGCCGTATTCAGCGACACCGTGCAGATGACGCTGGCCGGTGGTCATCCGCGGGTACGTCCGCTGTCGGCCGAGATGCTCAAGGAGCTCACGCTCGACGAAATGCTGGCGATATACCGTGATCGCTTCGCTGATCTGGGGGATTTCACGTTCCTGTTCGTTGGCAACGTGGATCTGGCCGTGTTGAAGCCGTTGGTGGAACAGTGGCTCGCCCCGCTGCCGGCGGCCGGTCGCAAGGAGACGTTCAAGGATGTCGGCCCCAAGCTGTTCACCGGCCAGATCGACAAGACGGTACGCAAAGGCATCGCGCCGCAGAGCCAGACGGCCATCTTGATGGCCGGCGCCGCCCCGTGGAGCCGCGAGGACTCGTACTTGCTGTCGTCGGTTGGTGAAGTGCTCGAAATGCGCCTGCTGGAACGTTTGCGCGAATCACTGGGCGGCACGTACTCGGTATCGGTAAGCGCGCAGTACTCACGCCATCCGCGACAAGAGTGGCAGTTGGTGATCGGCTACGGCTCGGCGCCGGACAAGGCGGAGTCGATGTTCGCCGCCGTGAGGCAGGAGCTCGATTCCCTGCGTCGCGTGCCGCCGAGTGCAGCGGAAGTGGAACGGGTGCGCGAGCAGCAGCGCCGTGAGCTCGAAGTGGCGCGCAAACAGAACGGGTACTGGCTCAGCACCATCCGCGCGCGACTCGAGAACGGGGATGATCTCGGCACCATCGGCAACGAAGATCCGATGATCGCCGGCCTCACCGCTGAGAAGCTGGCCGCGGCGGCCAAGAAGTACCTCACGGAAGCGAACCGTGCGCGGTTCGTGCTGCTACCCGAGAGCAAGTAG